From Helicobacter sp. MIT 05-5293, one genomic window encodes:
- the hypA gene encoding hydrogenase/urease nickel incorporation protein HypA, with product MHEYSIVASLIEMCEDYALEHHADNIATIRIAIGERSGVDQMLIKNSFETFKLDSQVCRNANLEIETQKVILECQTCHHRFDAKDLTYSTCPKCHSQQTIITQGKELHLMALELDVPS from the coding sequence ATGCACGAATATTCCATTGTCGCCTCATTGATTGAAATGTGTGAGGATTATGCCTTAGAACATCATGCCGACAATATTGCCACGATTCGTATTGCTATCGGAGAAAGAAGTGGTGTTGATCAAATGCTTATTAAAAACTCTTTTGAAACTTTCAAGCTTGATTCTCAAGTCTGCCGCAATGCAAATCTCGAAATTGAAACACAAAAGGTTATCTTGGAATGCCAAACTTGTCATCACAGATTCGATGCTAAGGATCTGACATACAGCACTTGCCCTAAATGCCATAGTCAGCAAACAATCATCACTCAAGGTAAAGAATTACATCTCATGGCATTAGAGCTTGATGTGCCGAGTTAA